A genome region from Festucalex cinctus isolate MCC-2025b chromosome 17, RoL_Fcin_1.0, whole genome shotgun sequence includes the following:
- the hpdl gene encoding 4-hydroxyphenylpyruvate dioxygenase-like protein encodes MAAYVRRMHHVSLHVSNVDKLAGDFINKFKFNLFATRLTERTRQLAFKTGAAVFVVNERANRGDSDRLNVEPEPEPAEELQPPAGCLYDIPPHYPVDTVCNVCFEVDDVNGSFEALRRLGCSFPVPPTTVRDHRGQVTYAVLRSVVGNVCHTLIDKSEYQGTFLPGFLVTEGGQEQEQQRPAAVTHVDHITYACHTGTSQQVLSWYQQLFGFHRFFIHRKDEADSGFVINQKGIGLRLSVLEYWKCGKSGLSLPGKQPNEPGCKFVLAESLPGQGSNQVDTFLEAHRAAGIQHIGLYTGDIVGAVRHMADAGVRFFTPPPAYYTEVGKLQEIEDAGQDAQKLARYGVLLDADPQQQASSASQAQRYLLQVFSKPIFAEDTFFLELIERRGSSGFGEGNIRALWRSVQAYMDGKEAEGVQQSALQQSR; translated from the exons ATGGCGGCCTACGTGAGACGCATGCACCACGTTTCTCTGCACGTCTCCAACGTAGACAAACTGGCTGGCGACTTCATTAACAAATTCAAGTTCAACTTGTTCGCCACCAGACTGACGGAGCGGACCCGGCAGCTGGCCTTCAAGACCGGAGCGGCGGTGTTTGTCGTCAACGAGAGAGCGAACCGAGGAGACTCTGACCGGCTCAATGTCGAGCCGGAGCCGGAGCCGGCGGAAGAGCTCCAACCGCCGGCGGGGTGCCTCTACGACATCCCCCCGCACTACCCGGTGGACACGGTTTGCAACGTGTGCTTCGAAGTGGACGACGTCAACGGCTCGTTCGAGGCTCTGCGGCGGCTGGGCTGCAGCTTCCCGGTGCCGCCCACCACCGTGCGGGACCACCGGGGCCAGGTCACCTACGCCGTACTGCGCTCTGTGGTGGGCAACGTGTGCCACACGTTGATCGACAAGAGCGAGTACCAGGGAACCTTTTTGCCCGGTTTCCTGGTAACGGAAGGCGGCCAAGAGCAAGAGCAGCAGCGGCCGGCGGCTGTCACTCATGTGGATCACATCACATACGCGTGCCACACCGGCACCAGCCAGCAAGTCTTGAGTTGGTACCAGCAACTTTTTGGCTTCCACAGGTTCTTCATCCATAG AAAAGACGAGGCGGACAGTGGCTTCGTCATCAACCAGAAGGGCATCGGCCTCCGCCTCTCCGTCCTGGAGTATTGGAAATGTGGCAAGTCGGGCCTGTCGCTGCCCGGCAAACAGCCAAACGAGCCCGGCTGCAAGTTTGTCCTCGCCGAATCGCTGCCCGGCCAAG GCAGTAACCAGGTGGACACGTTCTTGGAGGCGCACCGAGCGGCAGGTATCCAGCACATCGGGCTCTACACGGGCGACATCGTGGGGGCGGTGCGCCACATGGCCGACGCCGGCGTGCGTTTCTTCACGCCTCCGCCCGCCTACTATACTGAG GTGGGAAAACTGCAGGAGATTGAGGACGCAGGACAGGATGCCCAGAAGCTGGCGCGCTACGGCGTTCTTCTGGATGCCGACCCGCAACAACAGGCGTCGTCGGCCAGCCAGGCGCAGAG GTACCTCCTGCAGGTGTTTTCCAAGCCCATCTTCGCCGAGGACACCTTCTTCCTGGAGCTGATCGAGCGGCGGGGCTCGAGCGGCTTCGGCGAGGGCAACATCCGGGCCCTGTGGAGGTCGGTGCAGGCGTACATGGACGGCAAGGAGGCGGAAGGCGTTCAGCAAAGTGCCCTGCAACAGTCACGTTAA
- the fam53b gene encoding protein FAM53B: MCVAMVIICKKRLEKGGGNVTSKNTHLGPNMSQGTTLFTRELTDTRRWCEVAHGCASPQSPVGTSLESLWDVLPEVHRSATHWGWSASSTSSSTISSLLQNLSLTEPVAAAPPSKRQCRSLSCSDELHRATWRPQGSRVWTAVEKRRCHSGGSVHRGGAAQAGFPAIQRSASFSLPAALAQPFYLAHEEIPEPCGSSSPVSSPDSTPELERRGGPGGLARSRSQPCVLNDKKIGVKRRRPDDTQRPSLDLAKMTQKLQNFHSLSCPRISGHIEDSSMSNAADDVPPITKHEPHGLTIPEADRISTRRKDKADPWTGLCSAGKDACLLGGELDIEQIERN, from the exons ATGTGCGTCGCCATGGTGATCATTTGCAAGAAGAGGCTGGAAAAGGGCGGCGGCAATGTAAcgtcaaaaaacacacacctgggCCCG AATATGAGCCAAGGGACCACCCTCTTCACACGTGAACTCACGG ATACAAGGCGATGGTGCGAGGTGGCACACGGCTGCGCCTCACCGCAGAGTCCCGTCGGCACGAGCCTGGAGAGCCTTTGGGACGTTCTGCCTGAGGTGCACCGGAGCGCCACCCACTGGGGTTGGAGTGCGAGTTCCACGTCATCCAGCACCATCAGCAGCCTCCTACAGAACCTCAGCCTGACTGAGCCGGTGGCGGCGGCGCCACCCAGCAAACGCCAATGCCGCTCCCTCTCCTGCTCCGACGAGCTTCACCGCGCCACCTGGCGACCGCAGGGATCCCGAGTGTGGACGGCGGTGGAAAAGAGGCGGTGCCACAGCGGCGGGAGCGTCCACCGCGGCGGAGCGGCTCAGGCGGGCTTCCCGGCCATCCAGCGCAGCGCCAGCTTCAGCCTCCCCGCCGCCCTGGCCCAGCCCTTCTACCTCGCTCACGAAGAGATCCCCGAGCCCTGCGGGTCTTCTTCGCCGGTCAGCTCGCCCGACTCCACTCCCGAGCTGGAGCGCCGGGGAGGTCCGGGGGGTCTGGCCCGCAGCCGCTCGCAGCCCTGCGTCCTCAATGACAAGAAGATCGGGGTCAAGCGCAGGAGGCCGGATGACACGCAAAGGCCATCGCTGGATCTCGCAAAGATGACTCAG AAACTTCAGAACTTCCACAGCCTCAGCTGCCCGAGAATCTCAGGACACATCGAGGACTCTTCTATGAGCAACGCTGCGGACGACGTTCCGCCTATAACCAAGCACGAGCCGCATGGCCTCACCATCCCGGAGGCGGACCGAATCTCTACGCGCCGCAAAGATAAAGCGGACCCGTGGACGGGCCTTTGTAGCGCCGGGAAGGACGCCTGTCTGCTCGGAGGCGAGCTGGACATCGAGCAGATCGAGAGGAATTGA